A section of the Enterococcus montenegrensis genome encodes:
- a CDS encoding LTA synthase family protein produces MKKMKYVLAGVAVFLLIIISNLYLQWCQNNLSLDLALKFAFSWHTAKFFLGSLVLLAVYGIFATIAGSLLFGGIFYSIAIGLLGFADLQKMTARQEPIYPDDLKMLGQLGVLKDLVGWPVFLMALLAIFVAVIALGYSIYRSRKLSFTDQIIRGVVFLLSLSFLVYASHFNSNDNLLRKAYNKTALWIPYSQKMNYYNVGFVGGFLYNLRVEAMTKPKDYSKEKVTEVVKKYQGEKGSEEKPNIIYVMSESFSDPAHLKGVKYSGEPLADYYAVANKTYSGKMLSQNYGGGTANIEFEALTSFSMELLNAQMTTPYTLLVPKLQQLPSIVSLTKEQGYQTTAIHPYDTSMYKRKDVYKILGFDRFLDQDTMKYQNKIENNPYISDESAYDEILSILKKGKTPQFIHLVTMQTHMPYGNKYGNIPYQVNAEGNTSAIANYLQDIAYSAEALQSFTEAVKKLPRRTLVVFWGDHLPGIYSDAIQKANSGTNLHETQFLIFDSAEKLAKSNQHDVITSPFYFAPNLLLQAGLGVTPYYAMLLKLEETLPAFEKNMYLKQGNWQKNLTLTGAKKDVYEDYRLIQYDILAGKQYSLKTDFFK; encoded by the coding sequence ATGAAAAAAATGAAATATGTTTTAGCTGGTGTGGCCGTTTTTTTACTGATCATCATCAGCAATTTATATTTGCAGTGGTGTCAAAATAATTTATCACTGGATTTAGCTTTGAAATTTGCTTTTTCTTGGCATACAGCCAAATTTTTCCTTGGTAGTTTGGTTTTACTGGCAGTCTATGGCATTTTTGCCACAATTGCAGGTTCGCTTTTATTTGGGGGCATATTTTATAGTATCGCCATTGGACTTTTAGGCTTTGCTGACTTACAAAAAATGACCGCCAGACAAGAACCTATTTATCCCGATGATTTAAAGATGTTAGGGCAATTAGGTGTTTTAAAAGATCTGGTGGGTTGGCCAGTCTTTCTGATGGCACTCCTTGCCATTTTTGTAGCAGTTATTGCACTAGGTTACAGTATTTATCGCAGCCGTAAATTGTCTTTTACCGATCAAATCATTCGCGGTGTTGTCTTTTTACTTAGTTTATCTTTTTTAGTTTATGCTAGTCATTTTAACTCCAATGACAATTTATTAAGAAAGGCATACAATAAAACGGCTCTTTGGATTCCGTATTCGCAAAAAATGAATTACTATAATGTCGGTTTTGTTGGCGGTTTTTTATATAATTTAAGAGTAGAAGCAATGACTAAGCCAAAAGATTATTCTAAAGAGAAAGTCACAGAAGTTGTAAAGAAATACCAAGGTGAAAAAGGCAGCGAAGAAAAACCGAATATTATTTACGTGATGTCAGAAAGTTTCTCTGATCCGGCACATTTAAAAGGCGTAAAATATAGCGGTGAACCATTGGCTGATTATTATGCAGTGGCCAATAAAACGTATAGTGGAAAAATGTTATCGCAAAATTATGGTGGCGGCACTGCCAATATTGAATTCGAAGCTTTAACCAGTTTTAGTATGGAATTATTAAATGCCCAAATGACAACACCATACACGCTACTTGTTCCTAAACTACAGCAATTACCTTCCATTGTGTCGTTAACAAAAGAGCAAGGTTATCAAACAACCGCTATTCACCCTTATGATACATCAATGTATAAGCGCAAAGATGTATATAAAATTTTAGGCTTTGACCGTTTTTTAGACCAAGATACAATGAAATACCAAAATAAAATTGAAAATAATCCCTATATCTCCGATGAGTCAGCTTATGACGAAATTTTATCCATTTTAAAAAAGGGAAAAACGCCCCAATTTATTCACTTGGTGACAATGCAAACCCATATGCCTTACGGAAATAAATATGGAAATATTCCCTATCAAGTAAACGCAGAGGGAAATACCTCAGCCATTGCCAATTACTTACAAGATATTGCCTATAGCGCTGAGGCGTTGCAAAGTTTTACTGAAGCGGTGAAAAAATTGCCGCGACGAACCCTCGTTGTTTTTTGGGGGGATCATCTGCCAGGGATATATTCAGACGCCATTCAAAAAGCAAATAGTGGTACGAACCTACATGAAACGCAGTTTTTGATTTTTGATTCGGCCGAAAAGTTAGCAAAAAGTAATCAGCATGATGTTATTACAAGTCCTTTTTATTTTGCGCCTAATTTACTTTTGCAAGCAGGTCTTGGTGTAACACCTTATTATGCCATGCTTTTGAAGTTGGAAGAAACATTGCCAGCTTTTGAAAAAAATATGTATTTAAAACAAGGAAATTGGCAGAAAAATTTAACACTTACCGGTGCAAAAAAAGACGTTTATGAAGATTATCGGTTAATTCAATACGATATTTTAGCTGGTAAGCAATATAGTTTAAAAACTGATTTTTTTAAATAG
- a CDS encoding tRNA lysidine(34) synthetase, with protein MSFKKKDNQLYYNPIRRAILNHQLIEAGDKVAIGLSGGKDSTSLLYFLDTISKQERLGFPFEIVPISLDMGFEDVNLQPLIEFCQQLGYPLEVVPTKIAEVVFDVRKESSPCSLCAKLRRGILYNKARELGCNKVALGHHLDDAIETYFMNFLFHGKLNSFEPKSYLSKTEVTLIRPLLYIPEQEIIRFVKREALPVIFNPCPADKKTKREEIKIFVENIAKTYPDVRQKFLLGMEQGTKDNFWPIGK; from the coding sequence ATGAGTTTTAAGAAAAAAGACAATCAACTTTATTATAATCCCATCCGGCGTGCGATTTTAAACCATCAACTCATTGAAGCAGGAGATAAAGTTGCAATTGGTCTAAGTGGGGGCAAAGATAGCACCAGCTTATTGTATTTTCTGGATACCATTTCAAAGCAAGAGCGGCTTGGTTTTCCATTTGAAATTGTCCCCATTAGCTTAGATATGGGATTTGAAGATGTTAATTTACAACCACTAATAGAATTTTGTCAACAGCTAGGGTATCCATTAGAAGTAGTTCCCACTAAAATTGCCGAGGTTGTGTTTGATGTGCGAAAAGAGTCATCTCCTTGTTCATTATGTGCCAAATTACGCCGAGGAATTTTGTACAACAAAGCTCGTGAACTTGGGTGTAACAAAGTAGCGTTAGGGCATCATTTGGATGATGCGATTGAAACGTACTTTATGAATTTTCTCTTTCATGGCAAGTTAAATAGTTTTGAGCCGAAAAGTTATTTATCTAAAACAGAAGTTACTTTGATTCGTCCGCTGCTTTATATCCCAGAGCAAGAAATTATTCGCTTTGTCAAAAGAGAAGCATTGCCTGTCATTTTTAATCCCTGTCCAGCGGATAAAAAAACAAAACGGGAAGAAATTAAAATTTTTGTTGAAAATATTGCCAAAACTTATCCAGATGTGCGGCAGAAGTTTTTACTGGGAATGGAACAAGGAACAAAAGATAACTTTTGGCCAATCGGCAAATAA
- a CDS encoding glycerate kinase family protein, producing MIGGVDLMKALVAIDSYKGSATSQELNAAVCQKLTEMGIASCNVPIADGGEGTMAILAAAFAGKEIAVPTIDLLGQPITGKYWLTEIAGVKTAIIESAQILGLTQITPSEKTIQKAHSYGLGLVILAALKKAKQVYVSLGGSGVNDGGLGMLAALNQQDIPSKNPLLLGKDFLQAVRLPNFTAKKIIGLTDVSNFYTGAHGFTYIFGPQKGGTPAILAQLEAGAKCVQKKFQDKIDVNAFSGSGAAGGIGGGLLLAGGMLQPGFPTIAQMLKLEEKMADCKFVITGEGRFDEQTAQGKVPLGMARLARRHNLAVVAFCGARPDHTVGIEYHFDGVFAIQTKPLSLQNAMVKETTLHNIGLLTENVMKVYLAGKNS from the coding sequence GTGATAGGAGGAGTTGATTTAATGAAGGCGTTGGTGGCAATTGATTCATATAAAGGCAGTGCTACTTCACAAGAATTAAATGCAGCCGTCTGTCAGAAGTTGACAGAAATGGGCATAGCAAGTTGTAATGTACCAATAGCCGATGGTGGTGAAGGTACCATGGCTATTTTAGCGGCCGCTTTTGCAGGCAAAGAAATAGCAGTTCCTACAATTGACTTATTAGGTCAGCCTATCACAGGTAAGTATTGGCTAACTGAAATCGCAGGCGTCAAAACGGCTATCATTGAGTCTGCTCAAATTCTTGGTCTAACCCAGATCACCCCTAGTGAAAAAACAATTCAAAAAGCGCATTCCTATGGTTTAGGTCTGGTAATTTTAGCGGCATTAAAAAAGGCAAAACAAGTGTATGTTTCCTTAGGGGGAAGTGGCGTAAACGATGGCGGCTTGGGCATGTTAGCGGCACTTAATCAACAAGATATTCCCTCAAAAAATCCCTTACTTTTAGGCAAAGACTTTTTGCAAGCTGTAAGACTACCAAATTTTACGGCAAAAAAAATAATTGGTTTAACAGATGTGAGTAATTTTTATACGGGCGCCCATGGCTTTACGTATATTTTCGGCCCTCAAAAAGGAGGCACACCAGCTATTTTAGCGCAATTGGAAGCAGGCGCAAAATGTGTCCAAAAAAAATTTCAAGATAAAATTGACGTTAATGCCTTTTCTGGCAGTGGGGCAGCCGGAGGAATTGGTGGTGGACTATTATTAGCCGGGGGCATGTTGCAGCCTGGTTTTCCAACCATTGCGCAAATGCTAAAGCTGGAAGAAAAAATGGCAGATTGTAAATTTGTCATTACCGGTGAAGGTCGTTTTGATGAGCAAACTGCCCAAGGTAAGGTACCTTTAGGTATGGCGCGTCTAGCTCGGCGGCATAACTTAGCAGTTGTTGCTTTTTGTGGCGCACGCCCAGATCATACAGTAGGGATTGAATATCATTTTGACGGAGTTTTTGCCATTCAAACGAAGCCGCTTTCTTTACAAAATGCCATGGTAAAAGAAACAACACTACATAACATTGGGCTTTTAACGGAAAATGTCATGAAGGTTTATCTAGCTGGGAAAAATAGTTAA
- a CDS encoding LysR family transcriptional regulator has translation MLHLLHTFVSVYETRNFTHTAEDLFLSQPTISAQIKKLEEHLQVELFIRNGKQEIIPTKEAVFLYPRALQIIEEWDDTSQRLKNQENFRLQCIIGCSHTCAVYFVPKLIPYLVKQFPNVDFSIKLMNSEEVGQQMAQNKVSIGFIEKPERNEAINQTAIYEDELVLAGKEDSPYWLLRENESGLRFYNEIYLRENNLLPQILYVDNNEAILALLREGFGRSIISKLAISHDIAYEAIHEHHLRHFYLLTHKAVFKDVLREISAYIEILVPHLLENKVF, from the coding sequence ATGTTACATCTGTTACACACCTTTGTTTCTGTCTATGAGACGAGAAATTTTACCCATACTGCCGAAGATCTGTTTTTGTCACAACCAACTATCTCAGCACAAATAAAAAAATTAGAAGAACATTTACAAGTGGAATTATTCATTCGCAACGGCAAACAAGAAATCATCCCCACCAAAGAAGCTGTTTTCTTATATCCCCGTGCGTTACAAATTATTGAAGAGTGGGATGACACGAGTCAACGTCTTAAAAATCAAGAAAATTTCCGCCTCCAATGCATTATCGGCTGTTCCCATACTTGTGCTGTTTATTTTGTCCCGAAATTAATCCCGTATCTCGTCAAACAATTTCCAAATGTTGATTTTTCTATTAAATTGATGAATTCAGAAGAAGTCGGCCAGCAAATGGCTCAAAATAAAGTCAGTATTGGTTTTATTGAAAAACCAGAACGCAATGAGGCCATCAATCAAACAGCTATTTATGAAGATGAATTAGTTTTGGCTGGAAAAGAAGACTCTCCTTATTGGCTTTTACGGGAAAATGAATCGGGTTTACGTTTTTATAATGAAATTTATTTGCGGGAAAATAATTTATTGCCGCAAATTTTATATGTGGATAATAATGAAGCCATCCTGGCCTTATTGCGTGAAGGATTTGGCCGTTCAATTATTTCAAAACTGGCTATTTCCCATGATATTGCCTACGAAGCAATTCACGAACATCATTTACGCCATTTTTATTTATTGACCCATAAAGCGGTTTTTAAAGACGTTTTACGCGAGATTAGCGCCTACATTGAAATTCTCGTACCTCATTTATTGGAAAATAAAGTTTTTTAA
- a CDS encoding TDT family transporter codes for MRDFLKIIPIPICGLILGLATCGNVLKTYGLNFFGNSLGLIAGILFVAILLKLVLTFRHAHASLQDPIIASVSPTFTMGTMVLCTYLLQIQAIAPYVKYLWLLAILIHYYLMTYFTYHFLIKPSVKIDHLYPSWFIVYVGIGVISVTSSNFFPEIGQLNFWVGLFFYLVLLPFIIHRVFLFKNMAEATLPLITIIAAPGSLELTGYLKAFFKPNIALVVGLLILSQILYWFIIFHVIKMIRLPFYPSYAAFTFPLAISAFASRSAGSFLTAMGYRVIVIEYLAKIETAIAVIMVLYVLAHYLNFLAKQARILYFKHQKQKFKTKSRKSTKIHSNFCKLYDFLYFLGTKNRTKEAYLEWNFLAKRK; via the coding sequence GTGCGAGACTTTCTAAAAATCATTCCTATTCCCATTTGCGGATTAATCTTGGGTTTAGCGACTTGCGGTAACGTGCTAAAAACGTATGGCTTAAACTTTTTTGGCAATAGTTTAGGTCTTATTGCCGGAATTTTATTTGTTGCAATCTTACTAAAGCTAGTTTTAACTTTTCGCCATGCCCATGCCAGTTTACAAGATCCCATCATTGCGTCTGTATCCCCAACATTCACGATGGGAACAATGGTCTTATGTACCTATTTACTGCAAATTCAAGCAATTGCACCTTATGTAAAATATCTATGGCTTTTGGCAATTTTAATTCATTATTATTTGATGACTTACTTTACCTATCATTTTCTAATTAAACCAAGCGTTAAAATAGATCATCTGTATCCAAGCTGGTTTATTGTTTACGTAGGTATTGGTGTCATTTCCGTTACCAGCAGTAACTTCTTTCCAGAAATCGGGCAGTTGAATTTCTGGGTGGGACTATTCTTTTATTTGGTCTTACTGCCTTTTATTATTCATCGCGTCTTTTTATTTAAAAATATGGCCGAGGCAACACTTCCCCTGATTACCATTATTGCGGCACCGGGTTCTTTGGAACTAACCGGCTATTTAAAAGCTTTTTTCAAACCGAATATAGCTCTAGTCGTTGGTCTATTGATTTTATCACAGATTTTGTATTGGTTCATCATTTTCCACGTCATAAAAATGATTCGGTTGCCATTTTATCCTAGCTACGCAGCATTTACATTTCCGCTGGCGATCTCAGCCTTTGCCAGCCGCAGTGCAGGGAGTTTTTTAACAGCAATGGGTTATCGCGTTATCGTTATTGAATATTTGGCAAAAATAGAGACCGCAATCGCAGTGATAATGGTCTTGTATGTTTTAGCCCATTATTTAAATTTTTTAGCAAAACAGGCACGGATTTTATATTTTAAGCATCAGAAACAAAAATTTAAAACAAAAAGTCGGAAGTCTACAAAAATTCATTCAAATTTTTGTAAACTTTACGACTTTTTATATTTTTTAGGGACTAAAAATAGGACTAAGGAGGCGTACTTGGAGTGGAACTTTTTAGCCAAGCGAAAATAG
- the nrdI gene encoding class Ib ribonucleoside-diphosphate reductase assembly flavoprotein NrdI, translated as MNIYYMSISGNTRAFVTNLQKYAAQQHEIDTKNPTITLQAVDDNTLPEVITEPFFVFAPTYLEGGNGVDNGDQEILTEALREYIAYEENAKNCLGIVGSGNKNFNRQYCLTAKQYATQFDCPFLADYELRGTPKDVARIYEVLLTATN; from the coding sequence ATGAACATTTATTACATGTCAATTTCTGGCAACACCCGTGCTTTTGTGACAAATTTACAAAAATATGCCGCGCAACAACATGAAATAGACACTAAAAATCCGACAATTACGCTACAAGCAGTCGACGATAATACATTACCAGAAGTGATTACTGAACCTTTCTTTGTCTTTGCTCCTACTTATTTAGAAGGAGGAAACGGTGTTGATAATGGTGATCAAGAAATTTTAACAGAAGCCTTACGAGAATACATTGCCTATGAAGAGAATGCCAAAAATTGTCTTGGCATTGTCGGCAGTGGGAATAAAAACTTTAACCGCCAGTATTGCCTGACAGCCAAACAATACGCAACACAATTTGACTGTCCATTTCTAGCTGATTATGAATTGCGAGGCACGCCAAAAGATGTAGCCCGAATTTACGAAGTTTTATTAACAGCTACAAATTGA
- a CDS encoding GNAT family N-acetyltransferase: MIRYAKKSDAAAIAPLVLVILEDMELPFVQKYGAKKTLALLEESVAIPDYRYGYKRALVKEVDGKVAGVAYGYPASEEKMIDEPLITLLEKFGIPKDTRLFTDPETIDPEWYLDSISVAPEFRGQGIGGKLLAALPQIAKRDGEDVIGLSVDVKNPGAKRLYERNGFKTVAKTMIAGHQYEHMQKPIA; this comes from the coding sequence ATGATACGTTATGCAAAAAAGTCTGATGCTGCTGCGATAGCACCTTTAGTCTTAGTAATTTTAGAGGATATGGAGTTGCCCTTTGTACAAAAATATGGAGCAAAAAAAACATTGGCACTCTTAGAAGAAAGTGTGGCAATTCCTGATTACCGTTATGGCTATAAACGGGCCTTGGTAAAAGAAGTTGATGGCAAAGTTGCCGGAGTAGCATATGGCTATCCTGCCAGTGAGGAAAAAATGATTGATGAACCGTTAATCACTTTGCTGGAAAAATTTGGGATCCCAAAAGATACACGCCTTTTTACCGATCCAGAAACTATTGATCCAGAATGGTATTTAGACTCTATTTCTGTAGCACCTGAATTTCGGGGACAAGGGATTGGTGGTAAACTATTGGCAGCACTCCCACAAATTGCAAAACGCGATGGCGAAGATGTCATTGGTTTAAGCGTGGACGTGAAAAATCCGGGTGCAAAGCGATTATATGAACGAAATGGCTTTAAAACAGTAGCAAAAACAATGATTGCTGGTCACCAGTATGAACATATGCAAAAGCCGATTGCGTAA
- a CDS encoding LacI family DNA-binding transcriptional regulator — MVGIRDVARRAGVSPGTVSRVLNSDPTLSVAAATKERIYIAIKELDYNMDKRKYVKKRLPSIGVITSTSRQKELDDPYFNALRMGLEQEARRLHIGMNRVYNLEDNPKAWQDFDKLGAIIVVGTVSEQAVRRLLKQNRNIVVIDNPDINQEVDMVYADFERMTKRVLQLFYEKGHRRIGYIGGFNIAIDEEGEKKYDENEKRLRAYQSFVTAKKLTPQSKIGLWEPLEGKRMMDEWLAEEEKLPTAILVGSDPLAVGVYRALQSAGLIVGKDVEIASFDDIEIAEFLTPSLTTVHISANEIAKAAVRLAKERIEGQRQEPVIMTFPSKLVVRESFIPNEG, encoded by the coding sequence ATGGTAGGAATTCGGGATGTGGCACGACGAGCAGGCGTAAGTCCTGGCACAGTGTCAAGAGTATTGAACAGTGATCCAACATTATCAGTAGCAGCAGCGACAAAAGAACGTATTTATATAGCCATTAAAGAACTTGATTATAATATGGATAAAAGAAAATATGTGAAAAAAAGATTGCCTTCAATTGGCGTAATTACATCGACTAGTCGCCAAAAAGAATTGGATGATCCTTATTTTAATGCCTTAAGAATGGGATTAGAGCAAGAGGCTCGGCGTTTACACATTGGAATGAACCGCGTTTATAATTTGGAGGATAATCCCAAAGCGTGGCAGGATTTTGATAAATTAGGTGCGATCATTGTGGTGGGAACTGTTTCTGAACAGGCTGTTCGCCGTTTGCTAAAACAAAATAGAAACATCGTTGTGATTGATAACCCCGATATCAATCAGGAGGTAGACATGGTGTATGCTGATTTTGAGCGAATGACAAAGCGCGTCTTGCAACTCTTTTATGAAAAAGGACATCGTCGTATCGGCTATATTGGCGGTTTCAATATTGCGATTGATGAAGAAGGTGAAAAAAAATACGATGAAAATGAAAAAAGGTTACGGGCGTATCAATCCTTTGTAACAGCCAAAAAATTAACGCCGCAAAGCAAAATAGGACTGTGGGAACCGCTGGAAGGTAAACGCATGATGGATGAGTGGTTGGCAGAAGAAGAAAAGTTACCAACAGCTATTTTGGTTGGAAGTGACCCGTTGGCAGTCGGAGTGTATCGTGCTTTACAGTCAGCTGGATTAATCGTAGGTAAAGATGTTGAAATTGCCAGTTTTGACGATATTGAAATTGCCGAATTTTTAACGCCAAGTCTAACAACGGTACACATTAGCGCAAATGAAATTGCCAAAGCAGCAGTACGTTTAGCTAAAGAGCGAATAGAAGGGCAGCGTCAAGAGCCAGTCATTATGACGTTCCCCTCAAAACTGGTCGTTCGAGAAAGTTTTATTCCAAATGAAGGCTAA
- a CDS encoding alpha-galactosidase has translation MEQNFITFSETTQTFHLHNNEISYIIKIEEDGVLNHLYFGKAMKHYSGHKTYPRRDRGFSGNVPGNLERAYSKDTLPQEYSTHGSMDYRLPATIIRRENGSNLHDFRYFDYQIKTGKPKLEGLPQAYVMAEKEATTLIVVLKDRLQEIYLNLTYTIYHERPIITRSVSVVNQTDESITLEKIASLQLDFRNDAHYDEVISLPGAHLKERQISREKIHGGIQSFESRRGASSHHMNSFIALVNHNTTEFSGPAIGMHFVYSGNHAFQLEKDQIEQLRVLVGINDYNFSWLLAANESFQTPEVILAYSDQGLNKMSSTLHHLLRERVARGEHQYKERPILVNNWEATYFDFDSKKIEEIVDEAAALGIEMFVLDDGWFGHRDSDNSSLGDWFEYEGKLKEGLKGIADYVHKKGLQFGLWFEPEMISLDSKLYQKHPDYLMQEPNRTPSSSRDQHLLDMGRKEVRQNIEQQICAILDEVEIDYIKWDMNRSLSDVYSLALSERRQGEASHRHILGVYELIENLITRYPKILWEGCSGGGGRFDAGFLYYMPQSWPTDNTDAVERLKIQYGTSFAYPISSMTAHVSAVPNHQTGRITSLKTRGDVAMSGVFGYELDLTELSEEEKLIVKEQVDYYQKIRPLIQFGEFYRLNSPFEGNLTAWMFVSCDQAEAVVLMARTLANAQPVFHEVFLTGLDKNACYEEQITKQRYFGDELMNLGVNVPDFYGDFQTTFIHLKKV, from the coding sequence ATGGAACAGAACTTTATTACATTTAGTGAAACAACACAAACTTTTCATCTACACAATAATGAAATCTCTTACATTATTAAAATCGAAGAGGACGGGGTCTTAAATCATCTATATTTTGGTAAAGCGATGAAACATTACAGTGGACACAAGACCTATCCTAGACGAGATCGCGGTTTTTCAGGAAATGTACCGGGTAATCTTGAAAGGGCTTACTCAAAAGATACCCTGCCGCAAGAGTACTCAACTCACGGGAGCATGGATTATCGCTTACCAGCTACCATTATTCGCAGAGAAAATGGATCAAACTTACATGATTTTCGCTATTTTGATTATCAAATAAAAACGGGTAAACCAAAGTTAGAAGGCTTACCACAGGCTTACGTTATGGCTGAAAAGGAAGCAACGACTTTAATCGTGGTGTTAAAAGATCGTCTGCAAGAAATATATTTAAATTTGACTTATACGATTTATCACGAGCGACCAATTATTACGCGTTCTGTTTCCGTAGTCAACCAAACAGATGAAAGTATTACATTAGAAAAAATTGCTTCTTTGCAATTGGATTTTCGCAACGACGCTCACTACGATGAAGTCATTTCTTTACCAGGGGCGCATCTAAAAGAGCGACAAATTAGTCGTGAAAAAATTCATGGGGGGATCCAAAGTTTTGAAAGCCGTCGAGGTGCGTCTAGCCATCATATGAACAGCTTTATTGCTTTGGTCAATCACAATACAACAGAATTTAGCGGGCCAGCTATTGGTATGCATTTTGTTTATTCGGGGAATCATGCCTTTCAACTCGAAAAAGACCAGATTGAACAGTTGCGGGTATTAGTAGGAATTAATGATTATAATTTTTCTTGGTTGTTAGCGGCCAACGAATCCTTTCAAACTCCAGAAGTAATTTTAGCCTATTCAGATCAAGGGTTAAATAAAATGAGTAGTACGCTCCATCATCTGCTAAGAGAACGAGTGGCTAGAGGAGAGCATCAGTACAAAGAACGCCCAATTTTGGTTAACAATTGGGAAGCGACTTATTTTGATTTTGATAGTAAAAAAATCGAGGAAATTGTTGACGAGGCAGCAGCACTAGGAATTGAAATGTTTGTTTTAGATGATGGTTGGTTTGGTCATCGAGATTCTGATAATTCCTCACTAGGAGACTGGTTTGAATATGAAGGAAAGCTGAAAGAGGGACTAAAAGGAATTGCAGATTATGTTCATAAAAAAGGTCTGCAGTTTGGCTTGTGGTTTGAACCAGAAATGATTTCACTTGACTCGAAGCTTTATCAAAAACATCCGGATTATTTAATGCAAGAGCCCAATCGAACACCTTCGTCTTCACGTGATCAGCATTTATTAGACATGGGAAGAAAAGAGGTTCGACAAAACATTGAACAACAGATTTGTGCAATTTTAGATGAAGTAGAAATTGATTATATTAAATGGGATATGAACCGCAGTTTATCTGATGTTTATTCCCTTGCTCTTTCTGAAAGAAGACAAGGTGAAGCGTCACATCGGCATATCTTAGGTGTTTATGAATTAATTGAAAATCTAATTACTCGCTATCCTAAAATTTTATGGGAAGGCTGTTCAGGTGGTGGGGGCCGTTTTGACGCTGGTTTCTTGTATTACATGCCCCAATCATGGCCAACAGATAATACAGATGCAGTGGAACGTTTGAAAATTCAATATGGTACTAGTTTTGCTTATCCGATTTCTTCTATGACCGCGCATGTTTCAGCTGTTCCAAATCATCAGACAGGACGAATTACTTCTCTAAAGACCCGCGGCGATGTAGCTATGAGTGGCGTTTTTGGTTATGAACTGGACTTAACCGAACTATCAGAAGAAGAAAAACTCATTGTAAAAGAACAAGTAGACTATTATCAAAAAATTCGTCCTCTGATTCAATTTGGCGAATTTTATCGCTTGAACAGTCCCTTTGAAGGAAATTTAACCGCTTGGATGTTTGTCTCTTGTGATCAAGCAGAAGCCGTAGTTTTAATGGCGAGAACTTTAGCTAATGCCCAACCGGTATTTCACGAGGTCTTTTTAACAGGGTTAGACAAAAACGCATGTTATGAAGAACAGATCACCAAACAACGCTATTTTGGTGATGAATTGATGAATTTGGGTGTGAATGTACCGGATTTTTACGGTGATTTTCAAACCACGTTTATTCACTTGAAGAAAGTTTAG